A part of Streptomyces sp. NBC_01497 genomic DNA contains:
- a CDS encoding glycerophosphodiester phosphodiesterase — protein MTPVRHRHPYLDRPTPLAFAHRGGAADGVENTAAAFRRAAELGYRYFETDVHATADGRLVAFHDETLDRMTDARGRIGDLSWAEVSRARVGGREPLPLFEDLLAEFPDARWNVDVKAASALLPLLDLLRSTDSWDRVCVGSFSERRVARAARLAGPRLATSYGVRGVLGLRLRSLGVPAPVRRGAVCAQVPVEQSGIRVVDRRFVAQAHARGLQVHVWTINDPDRMSALLDLGVDGIMTDHLETLRAVFASRGVWR, from the coding sequence GTGACCCCCGTACGCCACCGCCATCCCTACCTGGACCGTCCGACGCCGCTGGCGTTCGCCCACCGGGGCGGCGCCGCCGACGGCGTCGAGAACACGGCCGCCGCCTTCCGCCGCGCGGCGGAGCTCGGATACCGCTACTTCGAGACCGATGTGCACGCCACCGCCGACGGCCGCCTCGTGGCCTTCCACGACGAGACGCTGGACCGGATGACCGACGCGCGGGGCCGCATAGGCGACCTGTCCTGGGCCGAGGTGAGCCGGGCCCGGGTCGGGGGGCGGGAGCCGCTCCCCCTCTTCGAGGACCTGCTGGCCGAGTTCCCGGACGCCCGCTGGAACGTCGACGTCAAAGCGGCGTCCGCGCTCCTGCCTCTTCTCGACCTGCTCCGCTCGACCGACAGCTGGGACCGCGTCTGCGTCGGCTCGTTCTCCGAGAGGCGCGTGGCGCGCGCGGCCCGGCTCGCGGGACCCCGCCTGGCCACCTCGTACGGGGTGCGGGGCGTCCTCGGCCTGCGGCTGCGGTCGCTGGGGGTGCCCGCCCCGGTGCGCAGGGGCGCGGTGTGCGCGCAGGTGCCCGTCGAGCAGTCCGGGATACGGGTGGTGGACCGCCGCTTCGTCGCTCAGGCGCACGCCCGCGGACTCCAGGTGCATGTCTGGACGATCAACGACCCGGATCGGATGAGCGCGCTCCTCGACCTCGGTGTGGATGGCATCATGACCGATCATCTGGAGACGCTCCGCGCGGTGTTCGCCTCGCGCGGGGTGTGGCGCTGA